One part of the Nitrosopumilus sp. genome encodes these proteins:
- a CDS encoding AbrB/MazE/SpoVT family DNA-binding domain-containing protein, translated as MSIQDNEVLVKITSAGTISIPKQFRKYMDIQKGEYVKVILGKDRLLIRKVTIS; from the coding sequence ATGTCTATACAAGATAATGAGGTTTTAGTGAAAATCACTTCTGCAGGAACAATTTCAATCCCTAAACAATTTAGAAAATATATGGATATTCAGAAAGGTGAATACGTCAAGGTAATTCTTGGTAAAGATAGGCTATTGATTAGAAAAGTAACTATTTCTTAG
- a CDS encoding winged helix DNA-binding protein — translation MLVEIPEPEVILGVILAFIVGLGGLYLYYKIRPFIKNKNEVFDASQSERLEYYERQLIDMKIRLDALEIHGIEEKSEDPNIDLKQFLEKLAKSEVKEKLVEEKVTPEIEHEKPVSVPNIPSVEHSNPTNYVLQLITNKAMTSRDIQITLKRSREHTSRLMKKLFEDGYVQRNTESKPYTYSITEKGLAKVEEVQTSHSIA, via the coding sequence ATGTTAGTAGAGATTCCTGAACCTGAAGTGATTTTAGGTGTGATTTTAGCGTTCATAGTTGGTTTAGGTGGATTGTATCTCTATTATAAAATTCGACCATTTATTAAAAATAAAAATGAAGTATTTGATGCATCACAATCTGAACGTCTAGAATATTATGAAAGGCAGTTAATTGATATGAAAATACGCCTAGATGCATTAGAAATACATGGAATTGAGGAAAAATCAGAAGATCCGAATATTGATCTAAAACAATTTCTAGAAAAATTAGCCAAAAGTGAAGTAAAAGAGAAATTGGTTGAGGAAAAAGTTACTCCTGAAATTGAACATGAAAAACCAGTTTCCGTGCCTAATATTCCATCTGTTGAACATTCAAATCCAACAAACTATGTGTTACAACTAATCACAAACAAAGCTATGACATCACGTGATATACAAATCACATTAAAGAGAAGCAGAGAACACACATCAAGACTTATGAAGAAATTATTTGAAGATGGTTATGTTCAAAGAAATACAGAATCAAAACCATATACTTATTCAATTACTGAAAAGGGTTTAGCAAAGGTTGAAGAAGTTCAAACCAGCCATTCTATCGCTTAA
- a CDS encoding geranylgeranylglyceryl/heptaprenylglyceryl phosphate synthase, whose product MTKNKVETFLKSELKKKNALLFVLIDSEVSNLDESAKLAKDVEKIGASAILVGGSSATDQIEMAQVVKGIKKGIKIPIILFPGNVTGVVPDADAILFSSLMNSENPYFITQAQALGAPSVLKFGLEPLPTAYLVIGEGTSAWFIGAARGIPFEKPKIAAAYALAAQFLGMRFVYLEAGSGAKSNVTPEMVKTVRHAFNGFLIVGGGIKDVKTAESLVKAGADALVIGTFLEKGGSIKKLQEIAKVIQRSK is encoded by the coding sequence ATGACTAAAAACAAAGTTGAAACGTTCCTAAAATCAGAATTAAAAAAGAAAAATGCGTTATTGTTTGTATTAATCGATTCAGAAGTATCTAATCTTGATGAATCAGCCAAACTTGCCAAAGATGTTGAAAAGATAGGGGCATCAGCAATCCTGGTTGGTGGTTCCTCAGCTACCGATCAAATTGAGATGGCTCAAGTTGTCAAAGGAATAAAAAAAGGAATTAAAATTCCAATTATTCTGTTTCCTGGAAATGTTACTGGTGTTGTGCCTGATGCAGATGCAATCTTGTTTAGTTCTTTAATGAATTCAGAAAATCCGTACTTTATTACTCAAGCTCAAGCCTTAGGAGCTCCAAGCGTTCTAAAGTTTGGTTTAGAGCCACTTCCTACTGCCTATTTGGTAATAGGAGAAGGGACGTCTGCCTGGTTTATAGGTGCAGCTAGAGGTATTCCATTTGAAAAACCAAAAATTGCTGCTGCATATGCATTAGCTGCTCAATTTCTTGGCATGAGGTTTGTTTATTTGGAAGCAGGCTCAGGAGCAAAATCAAACGTTACTCCTGAGATGGTTAAAACTGTCAGACATGCATTTAATGGGTTTTTGATTGTTGGTGGGGGAATTAAAGATGTCAAAACAGCCGAAAGTTTAGTCAAAGCGGGGGCTGATGCTTTAGTCATTGGAACATTCCTTGAAAAAGGTGGAAGTATCAAAAAACTCCAAGAAATAGCAAAAGTAATTCAAAGAAGCAAATAG